The following are from one region of the Mycetohabitans rhizoxinica HKI 454 genome:
- a CDS encoding DUF1415 domain-containing protein, with product MHDKRQGRAAVIGATVQWLERAVIGLNLCPFAKAVHVKQQIRYTVSDACTAADVLAALDVELQTLVDADPQSIDTTLLILPDAFADFYAFNDFLPRADKLLRRRALEGSVQIASFHPLFQFAGTGEHDIENYTNRAPYPILHLLREASVTRAVDAFPDAAHIYERNEQTMRALGHAGWRRLLEAHDERR from the coding sequence ATGCACGATAAACGCCAGGGCCGCGCCGCCGTCATCGGCGCCACAGTGCAATGGCTCGAACGGGCCGTCATTGGCCTGAATCTGTGCCCTTTCGCGAAGGCCGTCCACGTCAAGCAGCAGATCCGCTACACGGTCAGCGACGCCTGCACCGCCGCCGACGTGCTGGCCGCACTCGATGTCGAACTGCAAACGCTGGTCGACGCGGATCCGCAATCGATCGATACGACGTTGCTGATATTGCCGGACGCATTTGCCGACTTCTACGCGTTCAACGACTTCCTGCCACGCGCGGACAAGCTTTTGCGTCGGCGCGCGCTGGAAGGCAGCGTGCAGATCGCAAGCTTTCACCCACTGTTCCAATTCGCCGGCACCGGCGAGCACGACATCGAGAACTATACGAACCGTGCGCCGTATCCGATCCTGCATCTGCTGCGGGAAGCCAGCGTGACGCGGGCTGTTGATGCGTTTCCAGATGCGGCGCACATTTACGAACGCAACGAGCAAACGATGCGCGCACTCGGTCACGCGGGCTGGCGCCGCCTGCTGGAGGCGCACGACGAGCGTCGTTGA
- a CDS encoding TetR/AcrR family transcriptional regulator — MSRSNQPSPHGRTPSAGTHRRTPTAGADAQQQLLDAAARLFYAQGIRAVGIDAVVEQAGVNKMSLYRQFASKDELVVAYLNRMDAEYWQRFECSTAQHPGQPARQLKQFFEDLTARARRPDYRGCPFVNVSCEFSDRDHPARQIVARNKTALLERLTDLARQAGAHEPARLGASLALLVEGVYTASQTFDPRCDIIDSAPALAAQLIDAATAPCDADAR; from the coding sequence ATGAGTCGCAGCAATCAACCCTCCCCGCACGGGCGCACGCCGTCCGCCGGCACGCATCGCCGCACCCCAACAGCAGGCGCCGACGCACAGCAACAATTGCTCGACGCGGCGGCGCGGCTGTTCTACGCTCAAGGCATACGTGCGGTGGGCATCGACGCAGTTGTCGAGCAAGCAGGCGTCAACAAAATGAGCCTGTACCGCCAGTTCGCGTCGAAAGACGAGCTTGTGGTCGCGTACCTGAACCGGATGGACGCCGAGTATTGGCAACGGTTCGAGTGCAGTACCGCGCAACATCCCGGGCAGCCGGCACGCCAATTGAAGCAATTTTTTGAAGATTTGACTGCGCGCGCGCGCCGACCCGACTACCGGGGTTGTCCGTTTGTCAACGTATCGTGTGAGTTTTCGGACCGCGACCACCCGGCGCGCCAGATCGTCGCCCGTAACAAGACGGCGTTGCTCGAACGGCTGACCGATCTGGCACGACAGGCCGGCGCACACGAGCCCGCACGGCTCGGTGCATCGCTTGCGTTGCTCGTTGAAGGCGTCTACACCGCCAGTCAGACCTTCGACCCGCGCTGCGACATAATCGACTCGGCGCCGGCCCTGGCCGCCCAATTGATCGACGCGGCCACCGCACCCTGTGATGCCGATGCACGATAA